In Ornithodoros turicata isolate Travis unplaced genomic scaffold, ASM3712646v1 Chromosome13, whole genome shotgun sequence, the following proteins share a genomic window:
- the LOC135372188 gene encoding uncharacterized protein LOC135372188 produces MTYTRMLSPSSSPLKRRQRVPCPCSRCSRCSLFLRCVRNASDGRGTPVAETTTTTTMATRVEHRLQFHRRGHGDRPPSSPLRGIPSSPVGAHVEAVHRPLHRLPLWYLEIYSHCRTPMTRMLQEYLMSLSMGQVQMRFLWSVGLILRHVSAVKVCGMRADMNKTPQPQQARPPQKYLILKV; encoded by the exons ATGACCTACACACGGATGCTCTCCCCGTCTTCATCCCCTCTGAaacgccgccaacgtgtgccgtgcccctgttcccgctgttcccgctgttccctgttcttgcgatgcgtccgcaacgcatctgacggccgggggacccctgtagcggagacgacgacgacgacaacgatggccacgcgcgtggagcaccggcttcagttccaccggcgcggccatggagataggccaccgtcatcgcctctccgtggcataccatcatcgccggtcggggctcatgtagaggcagtccaccgtcctctacacaGATTGCCTCTCTGGTACCTGGAAATCTACAGCCACTGCAGAACTCCTATGACTCGTATGCTTCAAGAATATTTG ATGTCATTATCAATGGGACAAGTACAAATGAGGTTCCTGTG GAGCGTCGGATTGATTCTGAGGCATGTCTCAGCAGTGAAGGTCTGTGGAATGAGGGCAGACATGAACAAGACACCTCAACCTCAACAGGCCAGGCCACCACAGAAATATCTCATTCTGAAAGTCTAG